The following are encoded together in the Culex pipiens pallens isolate TS chromosome 1, TS_CPP_V2, whole genome shotgun sequence genome:
- the LOC120425065 gene encoding aminopeptidase N-like, with product MRFKSFYIGLLFWVTVCEGFESYRLPNTTKPTHYDLFIDTNIHEGDLDYNGTVKIYIDIQEDTKQIVLHSSRSTLVNVELKNSDLLNIPVIKYDTEIEKDFLIVHVASELKNGSSVVLEIDFVNSINRTDQKGFYRTSYTTDENVVKYAGLTQFQACDARSAFPCYDEPGIKTTFDVRITCGNDYHARANAGIASVTMLSDKKKLVKFKRSPKMQTYLLAFLVSDYAVKRDYANSTKRITVQSLARPSQADQLNYSVDAAVKLIDELQSYFDHPYELDKIDNVAIRNTDYSDGAMENWGLVTYLESYLLVGAASSESAKRDVVIVIAHEFAHQFFGNLLAPKWWSYLWLNEGFATLYEYYLADRTHPHLLIKDRFTVVALQEALQKDSSITVRPMTHYVETVPEIGRLFDSIAYAKSGSVLRMMLHVLGEQTFVKGLRHYIKKNQNSVVEPSDLYNSLQNATTEHQSLPTSLTIATVMESWTNQPGAPVVTVERVADSNEFKFTQKRFYHTPSPPENNQTWWIPIFVYTNSSEGAYGDKPLFWIPQGTSAMTRKIPIEENDVFILNPGQLGYYRVNYDKATWNSLVETLESSPETLDSATRGQLIDDSMNLANAGMLDHEMSFKILDHLRNSTDFLPWKSAYRSILELDKMLATDNDALNLLHQYIIQLSTKLFESYGMKERVGENTNDHDARLIAVDLSCRVGQQKCTEYAAAKKTNILDQRTHRLVIRSETEQRWYCNALRTARELEVELFQEALEMEEDSQARSYLINSLACVRDRVLLEQVMEYVAEQVGTNELYRFMGAAAEDSAAGMNAVIGFLTERRNQMDDFFSNTRAVERLICKLAEKIVDRTSADRLLMLAKVLRIAPDLEANLSGKLDEQIHWKERNVPLVRAALERYQP from the exons ATGCGTTTCAAATCATTCTATATTGGACTGTTGTTTTGGGTAACAGTATGTGAGGGATTCGAGAGTTATCGATTGCCAAATACTACAAAGCCGACTCATTACGATTTGTTCATTGATACAAATATCCACGAGGGAGATCTGGATTACAATGGAACTGTGAAGATTTACATCGATATACAGGAGGACACCAAACAAATCGTGCTGCATAGTTCGCGGAGTACTCTAGTGAATGTGGAGTTGAAAAACAGTGACCTATTGAATATCCCTGTGATTAAGTATGATACCGAAATCGAAAAGGATTTCCTAATTGTCCACGTAGCGAGTGAGTTGAAAAATGGCAGCAGTGTTGTGTTGGAAATCGACTTTGTCAACAGTATCAACCGAACGGATCAGAAGGGATTCTACCGTACGTCGTACACCACCGACGAAAATGTCGTCAAATATGCCGGCCTGACCCAGTTCCAGGCTTGCGACGCGAGGTCAGCGTTTCCTTGTTACGACGAACCTGGCATCAAAACCACATTCGATGTTCGAATTACGTGTGGGAATGACTATCACGCTAGGGCGAACGCCGGCATCGCTAGTGTTACTATGCT ATCCGACAAGAAAAAGTTGGTAAAGTTCAAGCGAAGCCCCAAGATGCAAACCTATCTTCTAGCTTTTCTGGTGTCGGACTATGCAGTCAAGCGAGATTACGCAAATTCTACCAAGAGAATAACCGTACAATCGCTGGCCCGTCCATCGCAAGCAGATCAGCTGAACTACTCGGTAGACGCCGCGGTAAAGTTGATCGATGAACTGCAGTCCTACTTTGACCACCCGTACGAGCTCGATAAAATCGACAACGTCGCGATTCGTAACACTGACTATTCGGACGGGGCCATGGAGAACTGGGGTCTGGTCACATACCTGGAATCGTACCTACTGGTCGGCGCAGCGTCTTCGGAAAGTGCCAAAAGGGACGTGGTCATTGTGATTGCTCATGAGTTCGCACATCAGTTCTTTGGAAACTTGCTTGCACCGAAGTGGTGGTCATACCTGTGGCTTAACGAGGGATTTGCCACCTTGTACGAATACTACCTGGCCGATCGTACCCATCCACATTTACTGATTAAGGATCGATTCACGGTGGTGGCTTTGCAGGAAGCGTTGCAAAAAGATTCCAGCATTACGGTGAGACCGATGACGCATTACGTGGAGACTGTGCCCGAGATTGGCCGGCTTTTCGATAGTATTGCATATGCAAAGT CGGGTAGCGTCCTGCGTATGATGTTACACGTGCTTGGAGAGCAAACCTTTGTCAAGGGATTGAGACATTATATCAAGAAAAA tcaaaactcCGTCGTAGAACCGTCCGATTTGTACAATAGCCTACAGAACGCAACCACGGAGCATCAATCACTACCAACTTCATTGACCATCGCTACAGTCATGGAAAGCTGGACCAATCAGCCGGGAGCTCCAGTGGTGACGGTAGAACGGGTAGCAgattccaacgagttcaaattTACCCAGAAGCGTTTCTACCACACTCCGAGCCCTCCCGAGAACAACCAAACCTGGTGGATCCCAATCTTTGTGTACACCAACAGCAGTGAAGGCGCATACGGCGATAAACCGTTGTTTTGGATTCCGCAAGGAACTTCTGCAATGACACGGAAGATTCCCATTGAGGAAAACGATGTCTTTATCCTGAATCCCGGTCAGTTGGGATATTACCGCGTCAATTATGATAAAGCAACATGGAATAGTTTGGTTGAAACTCTTGAATCTTCGCCTGAAACCCTTGATTCCGCCACCCGAGGTCAGCTGATTGATGACTCGATGAATCTCGCCAACGCCGGTATGCTGGACCACGAGATGAGTTTCAAAATCTTGGATCACCTACGAAACAGCACTGACTTCCTTCCGTGGAAATCTGCCTATCGCAGCATACTCGAACTGGATAAAATGCTCGCCACGGATAACGACGCCCTAAACCTGCTGCATCAATACATCATTCAACTATCGACGAAGCTGTTCGAGTCTTACGGAATGAAGGAACGCGTCGGGGAGAACACGAACGATCACGATGCTCGCCTTATCGCGGTGGACTTGAGCTGCCGCGTTGGTCAGCAAAAGTGTACGGAATATGCCGCTGCTAAGAAGACGAACATCCTGGATCAACGAACGCACAGGCTGGTGATCCGGTCGGAAACGGAGCAGCGCTGGTACTGTAATGCGCTGAGGACTGCCCGCGAACTGGAAGTCGAGTTGTTCCAGGAAGCGCTGGAGATGGAAGAAGATTCGCAGGCGCGATCCTACCTGATCAATTCGTTGGCTTGTGTACGAGATCGAGTGCTTTTGGAGCAAGTTATGGAGTACGTTGCCGAGCAGGTTGGAACTAATGAGCTGTACAGATTCATGGGAGCCGCCGCAGAGGACAGTGCTGCCGGAATGAATGCCGTAATTGGATTTTTGACTGAAAGAAGGAATCAAATGGATGATTT ctTCTCCAACACGAGGGCCGTCGAGCGGCTAATTTGCAAGCTGGCGGAGAAAATTGTGGACCGAACTAGTGCCGACAGGTTGCTGATGCTGGCGAAAGTTCTGCGCATCGCTCCCGACCTGGAGGCAAACCTCAGCGGTAAACTGGACGAGCAAATTCACTGGAAGGAGCGAAACGTCCCGTTGGTGCGGGCAGCGCTGGAACGGTACCAACCGTGA
- the LOC120425063 gene encoding aminopeptidase N-like, which translates to MYKLIALLALLVNVCLALPPAERNRRELTSLRLPNTTVPTHYDLYLDTDVHLGVMEYSGNVRISITVLEDTNQIVLHSLRNDIHRLELSSNQLPVPVEGFELDAEKEFLVITTSNVLVAGTYYVLDIDFSNSLDRDDKAGFYVSSYETEEGETRYLGVTQFEPCDARTAFPCYDEPSIKTTYNIKIACGLDYNAKANSPALGVRILPGGKKLTTFQTTPRMQSYIVAFLVSDFITERQISKEPHQIAVSTLARPTAAHLLSYSVDASVKFLRTMEEYFGQSYAMSKMDNVAVNDDHFWAGAMENWGLVTYRESAILFDPETQPDSDKVGIVSIIAHEYVHQFFGNLLAPKWWSFVWLNEGFANLYQFYLADISHPETNMRERFGGVRETALRNDGDPTIRAMTHYVEDRNEVKRLFDGIAYSKSASVLHMFNYVFTETTFQKGLRYYIQQNKDNGVVEDQDLFDSLQQAVVEDARLPLSLTMHEVFSSWSNQPGAPLVTVTRVGTTNEYLFTQERFFTDPQETAPSQSWWIPITYSTSSGDGIFWMPPGVSGVSYEIDGEQIMFDPESTGYYRINYDPQTWTNLIYDLYENTDFISRLSRSRLIDDSMQLAHAGKLDYGTAFKVIDYLQEETEFIPWATAASNFEYLHRMLRHDEEVLQYLESYVAQLAEKLLVEYGFDSVKGESADAHDARMIALRWACNTNQQCREEASKRIETMRKRSSFAINSKSDQQLVCNELRRTNYGEYATMVENLRSMHDQRTRSIMIDAITCAEDKTVINDLLVSLSSNDFKEIEKLQIIQNMFKNSNVGLNTVIEMLSNPEYLSNIKLSNRNLPKLLQTLADYVVEPAAATKLIAIVQREAPTQLLAVQAKLRANQSWIQRNAVIVSSMLKNPAQVDLQQ; encoded by the exons ATGTACAAGCTTATTGCGCTACTCGCGCTCCTCGTCAACGTTTGCCTAGCGTTGCCACCGGCAGAACGCAATCGGAGGGAGTTGACTTCACTGAGGCTGCCCAACACGACCGTTCCGACGCACTATGATTTGTATCTGGACACGGATGTGCACCTTGGGGTGATGGAGTACTCCGGTAATGTGCGCATCAGTATTACGGTCCTGGAAGATACGAACCAGATTGTTCTGCACAGTTTGCGCAACGATATTCATCGATTAGAGTTGTCCAGCAACCAGCTTCCGGTTCCGGTTGAAGGTTTTGAGTTGGATGCGGAAAAGGAGTTCTTGGTAATAACAACCAGCAACGTGTTGGTGGCTGGGACGTACTACGTTTTGGATATTGACTTTAGTAACAGTTTGGATCGTGATGATAAAGCTGGGTTCTACGTTTCTTCGTACGAAACCGAGGAAGGAGAAACCAG ATATCTCGGGGTAACCCAATTTGAGCCATGCGATGCCCGAACCGCGTTCCCGTGCTACGATGAACCGAGCATTAAAACGACTTACAACATCAAGATTGCCTGCGGACTGGATTACAACGCCAAAGCCAACTCTCCAGCACTCGGAGTTCGGATTCT TCCTGGCGGCAAGAAACTGACCACCTTCCAAACCACCCCCCGGATGCAATCATACATAGTGGCCTTCCTCGTGTCGGATTTCATCACCGAGCGTCAGATCAGCAAAGAACCTCACCAGATTGCCGTCTCGACGCTGGCTCGTCCCACCGCGGCTCACCTGCTGTCGTACTCGGTCGATGCCTCGGTGAAATTCCTGCGCACGATGGAGGAATACTTTGGCCAGAGCTACGCCATGTCCAAGATGGACAACGTGGCCGTCAATGATGACCACTTTTGGGCCGGAGCCATGGAGAACTGGGGGCTGGTGACGTATCGGGAATCGGCTATTCTGTTCGATCCGGAAACGCAACCGGACAGTGACAAAGTGGGAATTGTGTCGATCATCGCTCACGAGTACGTGCACCAGTTCTTCGGAAATCTGCTGGCCCCCAAGTGGTGGTCCTTTGTTTGGCTCAACGAGGGATTTGCCAATTTGTATCAGTTTTATCTGGCCGACATC AGTCATCCGGAAACCAACATGCGCGAACGATTCGGAGGAGTGCGTGAGACCGCGTTACGAAACGATGGAGATCCCACTATCCGAGCAATGACGCACTACGTTGAGGATAGAAATGAAGTTAAGAGACTATTTGATGGGATCGCTTATTCCAAAT CTGCCAGTGTCCTGCACATGTTCAACTACGTCTTTACCGAAACGACGTTCCAGAAAGGACTTAGATATTACATTCAGCAAAA CAAAGACAACGGAGTAGTCGAAGACCAGGACCTATTCGACAGCCTACAGCAAGCAGTCGTCGAGGACGCTAGACTTCCGCTCAGCCTTACGATGCACGAGGTGTTCAGTTCGTGGTCCAACCAGCCCGGAGCTCCTCTTGTGACAGTGACCCGCGTGGGCACTACCAACGAGTACCTCTTCACCCAGGAGCGATTCTTTACCGATCCACAAGAAACCGCACCCTCTCAGTCCTGGTGGATTCCCATCACGTACTCCACGTCGAGTGGAGATGGCATCTTCTGGATGCCCCCGGGGGTATCCGGAGTGAGTTATGAAATCGACGGTGAACAGATAATGTTTGATCCCGAAAGTACCGGGTATTACCGTATAAATTACGATCCCCAAACCTGGACGAACCTTATCTACGACCTGTACGAAAACACCgacttcatttcaagactatcaAGATCCAGGCTTATCGACGACTCGATGCAACTGGCGCATGCTGGAAAGCTAGACTATGGAACTGCCTTCAAAGTGATTGATTACCTCCAAGAAGAGACAGAATTCATCCCGTGGGCGACTGCAGCCTCCAATTTTGAGTACTTGCATCGAATGCTGCGACATGATGAAGAAGTGCTGCAATATCTTGAGAGTTACGTTGCACAACTAGCGGAAAAGCTGCTCGTTGAGTATGGCTTTGATTCTGTAAAGGGAGAGTCCGCTGATGCTCATGATGCACGCATGATAGCTTTGCGATGGGCTTGCAATACAAATCAGCAATGCCGAGAGGAAGCCTCAAAGCGGATCGAAACTATGAGAAAGAGATCTTCTTTCGCGATTAACTCAAAATCAGACCAACAATTGGTCTGCAATGAATTGAGAAGGACCAACTATGGAGAATATGCAACTATGGTAGAAAACTTGAGAAGTATGCATGATCAGAGAACTCGTAGCATTATGATTGATGCGATTACCTGCGCCGAGGACAAGACTGTGATCAACGACTTACTAGTTTCACTTAGTTCCAATGACTTTAAAGAAATTGAGAAacttcaaattattcaaaatatgttCAAGAATTCCAACGTGGGATTGAACACTGTCATTGAAATGCTCAGCAATCCTGAATATTTATCTAATAT AAAACTATCGAATCGCAACTTGCCCAAACTGTTGCAGACTCTAGCCGATTACGTGGTCGAGCCTGCGGCAGCAACCAAGCTAATCGCCATCGTCCAACGGGAAGCACCCACTCAACTGCTCGCGGTACAAGCTAAGCTACGCGCGAATCAAAGCTGGATCCAACGGAACGCGGTCATCGTTTCGAGCATGCTGAAGAATCCCGCCCAAGTGGACCTGCAGCAGTAG
- the LOC120425052 gene encoding aminopeptidase N-like produces MWKIFALLALSVNICVSSPVVRTQREFSTYRLPNTTVPTHYNLYLDTDVHLGVFEYTGNVKISIRVLEDIKQIVLHSVRNEIQRIQLFTNQLPVPVQGFEFDVDKEFLIVNTNVWLHAGESYVLDIDFTNSLERNDQAGFYLSSYVNDAGETKFLGVTQFESCDARSSFPCYDEPGLKTTYDVRIACGLEYTAKSNAPAAGIQILSNGKKLTTFQRSPRMQTYLVAFLVSDFANEREVSKEPHQVAVSTLARPTARHALTYSVDASVKFLREMEKYFDQSYAMTKIDNVAVANNDFAAGAMENWGLVTYRESTILFDPEIHGEATQLSVVGIVGHEYTHQFFGNLLAPKWWSYLWLNEGFARFYQYYVSEFSHPELNMRERFAGVRTTALNTDASATVRPMTHYVETTAEISRLFDNIAYAKSASVLRMFNYALTEKTFQKGIRYYVQQNKDNGVVEEQDLFNSLQQAAAEDVRLPLSLTMNEVFSSWSNQAGAPAVTVTRVGTTNEYLFSQERFFNTPQDNPSTQSWWIPISFTSSSNAEYETRVAFWMPPGVSEVSYRIDGDQVLINPQATGYYRVNYDPEMWASIIRDLHENPNTIHKLSRSQLIDDSMQLAHAGKLDYDTAFKVMDYLREEVEYVPWETAAYNLDYLHRMLRSDKKASESLENYVADLAKKLLSTYGLEPVKGESANAEEARLFGLKWACKKDERCRAKTNEKINRMRKRSTLEINSKSEQLLMCHQLRYINQLDIVTMVDSLRMTRDDRSRGYLIDALSCVEDKSSINYVLNSLRLKDFKANEKLQVIQNIFQNSVEGFDIIMELLNTSTNIVEDLNVNRRAFHEILENLAEFATDTESAAQVMAIVEREAPVISADVRTKLSENRSWIERNSAAVIEALHKYL; encoded by the exons ATGTGGAAAATCTTTGCGCTGCTGGCGCTTTCTGTGAATATTTGTGTCTCATCACCGGTAGTGCGGACCCAGCGTGAATTTTCCACGTACAGATTGCCGAACACTACGGTTCCAACGCACTACAATTTATACCTGGACACTGACGTTCACCTGGGAGTGTTTGAATATACCGGAAATGTGAAGATCAGCATAAGAGTGTTAGAAGATATCAAACAGATTGTGTTGCACAGTGTGCGCAATGAGATTCAAAGGATCCAACTGTTCACCAATCAGTTGCCAGTTCCTGTCCAGGGATTCGAGTTTGACGTGGATAAAGAGTTTTTAATAGTCAACACGAACGTATGGCTTCACGCTGGTGAAAGTTATGTCCTGGACATTGATTTTACCAACAGTCTGGAACGCAACGACCAGGCTGGATTCTATCTATCGTCATACGTGAATGATGCTGGTGAAACGAA ATTTCTTGGAGTAACACAATTCGAATCGTGTGATGCGAGATCATCTTTCCCGTGCTACGACGAACCGGGCCTAAAAACTACTTATGACGTGAGGATTGCATGTGGCTTGGAGTACACAGCAAAGTCTAATGCTCCAGCTGCTGGAATTCAAATTCT ATCGAACGGAAAGAAACTGACCACATTCCAGAGATCTCCTCGGATGCAAACATACTTGGTGGCATTCTTGGTTTCGGATTTCGCAAATGAACGTGAGGTTAGCAAAGAGCCACACCAAGTTGCAGTTTCGACCCTGGCTCGTCCAACTGCACGCCATGCGTTGACGTACTCCGTCGATGCCTCGGTAAAATTTCTACGCGAAATGGAGAAATACTTTGATCAAAGCTATGCCATGACGAAGATTGATAATGTTGCAGTTGCGAATAATGATTTCGCGGCAGGAGCTATGGAGAACTGGGGTTTGGTGACTTACCGGGAGTCCACCATTTTGTTCGATCCAGAGATTCACGGCGAAGCAACCCAACTGAGTGTGGTTGGTATCGTCGGTCACGAGTACACGCATCAGTTCTTTGGAAACTTGTTGGCTCCAAAGTGGTGGTCATACCTTTGGTTGAACGAAGGATTTGCACGCTTTTACCAGTATTATGTATCTGAGTTT AGTCATCCAGAGCTCAACATGCGCGAACGGTTTGCAGGTGTTCGAACGACAGCCTTGAACACTGATGCCAGTGCAACTGTTCGCCCAATGACACACTACGTCGAAACAACGGCAGAAATCAGCAGATTATTTGATAATATCGCCTATGCCAAAT CTGCTAGCGTTCTGCGTATGTTCAACTATGCCTTGACCGAGAAGACCTTCCAGAAGGGAATACGATACTACGTCCAGCAGAA CAAGGACAACGGCGTTGTGGAGGAACAGGATCTTTTCAACAGCTTGCAGCAGGCGGCAGCCGAAGACGTGCGTCTTCCACTCAGCCTCACCATGAACGAAGTGTTCAGCTCGTGGTCCAACCAAGCTGGAGCTCCAGCCGTGACGGTAACCCGAGTCGGAACTACCAACGAGTACCTCTTCTCCCAGGAGCGATTCTTCAACACCCCACAGGACAATCCGTCAACCCAATCATGGTGGATTCCCATTTCGTTCACCTCGTCGAGCAACGCCGAATACGAAACACGAGTTGCCTTCTGGATGCCTCCGGGCGTGTCCGAAGTGAGCTATAGAATCGATGGCGATCAGGTGCTCATCAATCCGCAGGCTACCGGTTACTACCGAGTAAATTACGATCCGGAAATGTGGGCAAGCATCATTCGTGATTTGCACGAAAATCCAAACACTATTCACAAACTGTCGCGATCGCAACTTATCGATGACTCAATGCAACTGGCTCACGCTGGGAAGTTGGACTACGACACTGCCTTCAAGGTGATGGATTATCTTCGTGAAGAGGTTGAGTATGTCCCATGGGAGACGGCAGCTTACAATTTGGACTACTTGCATAGAATGCTGCGTAGTGACAAAAAAGCTTCAGAAAGTCTTGAAAACTATGTCGCAGATCTGGCTAAGAAGCTACTATCCACATACGGATTAGAGCCTGTTAAGGGTGAATCCGCCAATGCTGAAGAAGCTCGTCTATTTGGTCTTAAATGGGCGTGCAAAAAAGATGAGCGTTGCAGGGCTAAGACAAACGAAAAAATCAACAGAATGAGAAAAAGATCTACGCTTGAAATAAACTCCAAATCGGAACAGCTGCTCATGTGCCATCAACTTCGTTATATCAATCAACTAGACATTGTCACGATGGTTGATAGTTTGAGAATGACACGAGATGATCGCTCTCGTGGCTATCTGATCGATGCTTTGAGCTGTGTTGAAGATAAATCTTCAATCAATTACGTGTTGAACTCGCTGAGATTGAAGGACTTTAAAGCCAACGAGAAGTTACAAGTCAttcagaatattttccaaaactcTGTCGAAGGTTTCGATATTATTATGGAATTATTGAACACATCTACTAACATTGTCGAAGATCT AAATGTAAATCGTCGTGCCTTCCACGAAATTCTGGAGAATCTTGCCGAGTTCGCTACCGATACGGAATCTGCAGCGCAAGTGATGGCCATCGTCGAACGGGAAGCTCCAGTTATTTCAGCGGACGTACGAACCAAACTGAGCGAAAATCGAAGCTGGATCGAGAGAAATTCTGCTGCTGTGATTGAAGCACTTCATAAATATCTTTAA
- the LOC120425054 gene encoding aminopeptidase Ey-like encodes MVQRTIIILASIAIFAVSAQRFKIDRHNLPKSNLVTRSEVSGRNFDSLRLPNSSVPTHYNLFLDTNIHRGDSEYSGNVQISIKILENTKLIVLHSVGNSIPQVELYDSNQLKIPLVNFELDVEREFLVVNTLSTLLSGSNYRLAISFAGALRTDNTGFHRLAYQAEDGSTTNIAATQFEPSSARKAFPCFDEPAIRATFDIRITCGLNYKVTSNMPAAGVTIQQNEKKLTQFKRTPRMPTYLVAFTVTDFISQRMVLKEPTTLTMEVLARSAVRNQLDLGLRKGAEAIRALEKHFDQNYTLPKLDQIALMQKPGGAMENWGLVTYDDRYLLVNEETASNYQKEEVIITIVHEFVHQFFGNLVTPKWWTDLFLNEGFATFYEYYVGAEVEPSIRFKELFAVEALQLALSVDSKNTSRPLSFYTETDLDSLFDVITYIKGGSVLRMMNHALGERTFQKGIRRYLASNKDSAVDPNDLFDSLESAAKEDAMLPLSTSVGAIMSNWIYEDGYPLVTVELVPDSNEVVFRQDHFSERELSSHRTWWIPISYRLSTQTARDETETKFWMPQGASQVSVRIDVPEDAYLLVNPHQTGYYRVNYDNELWRRIIQQLNADHEAIPAVSRAQLLDDALKLAKARRIWPETAFEVYKYLANEVDYVPWYAAFASDNLQYINDGLVVEPTAYRAFQFFVEKITHKLFVEMGFNELVNEPHEHQRLRAMVIEWSCRMGSIICRFGANQLMQANMDGVQTLPPYIKHSVYCGGMMEATQEQFQALFQIYQQSSDPAERAMYISALGCNENYEFLSAYMTVTLGTGQEVRLLPNEWLLILQSVYSRTNKGLDAFRAWMQTHLMDIVRVLSPRQEFNDIIADYSARNGYFDNFKPLVDLLKDFADN; translated from the exons ATGGTGCAAAGAACAATAATCATATTGGCAAGCATTGCCATATTCGCTGTCAGTGCCCAGCGTTTTAAAATCGATCGGCATAACTTGCCCAAATCAAACCTCGTGACAAGAAGTGAAGTTAGCGGAAGAAATTTCGATTCTTTGCGATTGCCAAATAGTTCAGTGCCAACGCATTACAATTTGTTCCTAGATACAAACATTCATCGTGGCGATTCTGAATACAGTGGAAATGTACAAATTTCGATAAAGATTTTGGAAAATACCAAACTAATAGTGTTGCACAGTGTGGGAAATTCAATTCCGCAAGTGGAATTATACGattcaaatcaacttaaaataCCGCTGGTGAACTTTGAGCTGGATGTCGAGAGGGAATTTCTTGTTGTAAACACGCTTAGCACTCTCCTATCTGGCAGCAATTACCGCCTAGCGATTTCCTTTGCCGGTGCATTGCGCACTGATAACACTGGATTTCACCGGTTGGCTTACCAAGCCGAAGATGGTTCCACCACAAATATTGCCGCGACTCAGTTTGAACCGAGCTCGGCAAGGAAAGCTTTTCCGTGCTTTGACGAACCAGCTATACGAGCCACGTTTGACATCCGCATAACTTGTGGATTAAACTATAAGGTCACTTCCAATATGCCAGCCGCTGGAGTAACAATTCA GCAAAACGAGAAAAAACTCACCCAATTTAAGCGAACTCCTAGAATGCCCACATATCTGGTGGCCTTCACTGTAACTGATTTCATCAGCCAACGAATGGTTTTGAAAGAGCCAACCACACTCACCATGGAAGTCCTGGCTCGATCAGCAGTTAGAAATCAGCTTGATCTTGGTCTGCGAAAGGGTGCTGAAGCCATCCGCGCTCTGGAAAAACACTTTGATCAGAATTACACCCTGCCAAAGTTGGACCAAATTGCACTGATGCAGAAACCGGGAGGAGCCATGGAAAATTGGGGTCTGGTGACGTACGACGATCGATACCTGCTGGTCAACGAGGAGACAGCTTCCAACTACCAGAAAGAGGAAGTCATCATAACGATTGTGCACGAATTTGTGCACCAATTTTTCGGCAACCTCGTCACACCGAAATGGTGGACAGATCTGTTCCTGAATGAAGGCTTTGCGACCTTTTATGAATACTACGTTGGTGCTGAGGTCGAGCCTAGCATTCGATTCAAAGAGCTGTTTGCCGTGGAAGCTTTGCAGTTGGCCCTCAGTGTTGACAGTAAAAATACAAGCAGACCTCTTTCATTTTACACGGAAACCGATTTAGATTCACTTTTTGATGTAATCACGTACATAAAAGGAGGCAGTGTGCTCCGGATGATGAATCACGCTTTGGGGGAACGcacttttcaaaagggcattCGCAGATATCTGGCTTCAAA CAAGGATAGTGCCGTAGATCCGAACGATCTTTTCGATAGTCTGGAATCAGCGGCCAAGGAGGACGCAATGCTTCCGCTCAGTACCTCGGTTGGAGCTATCATGAGCAACTGGATCTACGAAGACGGGTATCCTCTGGTCACTGTAGAGTTGGTTCCAGACAGCAACGAGGTAGTATTTCGTCAGGATCACTTTTCCGAGCGAGAGCTTTCAAGCCACCGAACCTGGTGGATTCCGATCAGCTACCGACTGAGCACTCAAACCGCGAGGGATGAAACGGAAACAAAGTTCTGGATGCCTCAAGGTGCATCCCAGGTGTCGGTTCGGATAGACGTTCCGGAGGATGCGTACTTGTTGGTGAATCCGCATCAAACCGGCTACTACAGGGTCAATTATGACAATGAACTATGGCGAAGAATTATTCAACAGTTGAATGCGGACCATGAAGCAATTCCTGCCGTTTCCAGGGCACAGCTGCTGGATGATGCCCTGAAACTTGCAAAAGCTAGACGCATTTGGCCAGAAACGGCCTTTGAAGTCTACAAGTATTTGGCCAATGAAGTTGACTACGTACCATGGTATGCAGCATTCGCATCGGATAATTTGCAGTACATCAACGATGGATTGGTTGTAGAACCTACGGCTTACAGAGCTTTCCAG ttCTTCGTCGAGAAGATAACACACAAATTGTTTGTCGAGATGGGTTTCAATGAGCTAGTGAACGAACCTCACGAGCATCAACGTCTGCGGGCAATGGTCATTGAGTGGAGCTGTCGCATGGGATCGATAATATGCCGGTTCGGGGCAAACCAGCTAATGCAAGCGAATATGGACGGAGTTCAAACTCTACCACCCTACATCAAGCACAGTGTCTATTGTGGAGGCATGATGGAAGCGACTCAAGAACAGTTCCAAGCACTTTTCCAAATATACCAACAGTCTAGCGATCCAGCTGAGCGTGCCATGTACATCTCTGCCCTTGGATGCAacgaaaattatgaatttttatctgCTTACATGACAGTTACGCTGGGAACTGGACAGGAGGTTCGACTTCTACCGAATGAGTGGCTATTGATTCTCCAATCCGTATACTCGAGAACCAACAAAGGTTTAGACGCGTTCAGGGCGTGGATGCAAACTCACTTGATGGATATTGTTAGAGT ACTATCGCCGAGACAAGAGTTTAATGATATTATCGCAGATTATTCAGCCAGAAACggatattttgacaattttaaaccg CTCGTAGATCTGTTGAAAGACTTTGCAGATAATTGA